The Rhodanobacter sp. LX-99 genome segment CCGGCGCCACCAAGGTGTAGTAGTGCAGCGGCGCCGAGGCGCAGGCCGCCAGCAGCAGGCCGGCAGCCGTGATCCACAGATGCCTTGCGATACGAATCATGGCTTGCTCCCTTGCACCGGCTGGATCGCCGCTGGCGTGGTGTTGACGGGTTTCACGTCGGCCGGCTTCGCGTCCGGGCGACGGCCGCGGATCAGCGACTCCGGATGGCCGCCCAGGTAATCGGTCAGCACGCGCAGCGAACGCGCCATGCGCTGCACCTGCTCCAGCGTGGCGCCCAGGTTCTGCTGCAGCGGCGAGTCGCCGGCCAACGCATCGTTCGCCGTGCCCATGGTCCGCTGCACGCCGTGCAGGGTGTCCCTGACCGCCGGCAGCGTTTCGCCATTGACCTGCTTCAGCGTGCGGTTGAGCCCGGCCAGGGTCTGGTCCAGGTTGCGCCCGATGCTGTCGAACGGGACCTTGTCGAGCTTGTCCACGATCCCGGCCATCTGCTCCTGCAGCTTGTCGAAGCTGCCCGGCGCCGTCGGGATGGTCAACGGTTTCGCGTTCGGGTCGAACGCCACCTTCGGCGTCTTCGGTATGAAGTCGAGCGCCACGTACAACTGGCCGGTGAGCAGGTTGCCGGTGCGCGCCTGCGCACGCAGGCCGTGATCGACCAGGCGGCCGATCATCCGCGACAGGTCGGGATTCTCGCCGTGCGCCTTGGCCAGCGCCTCCAGCTTGTCGTAGGCGGCGCCCAGACGCTGCGGGTAGACCACCGCGCCGACCAGCACCGGGAAGCGCTGCTTCTGCTCGTCGTAGTCGAGCCGCACCGACACTACCTTGCCGATGTTGATGCCGAGGAACTCCACTGGCGCATCCACCGCCAGCCCGCGCACCGACTGCTCGAAGCGCATGCGGATGTAGTGCGGGGTACCGTCCGGCGGCGCCATCGCCGTGGCCTGGTCGCCGAACAGCTTGTACTCGTTGTCCTCCGGCGCCGGCGTGCCGTCGTGCGGCCCGGGCGGATCCTGGAACGCCACGCCGCCGGCCAGCACGGTGGCCAGCGATTGCGTGTTGAGCTTCAGCCCGTTCGCGCCGATCGACACGTCCACGCCGCTGGCGTTCCAGAAGCGCGAGGAGCGGGTGACGAACTTGTCGTTGGGGCCGTCGACGAAGATCTGCAGCGAGACACCCTTGCCGTCCTTGTCCAGCTGATAGGACGCCACCCGGCCGACCTGGATGCGCCGGTAGTACACCGGCGAACCGATATCGAGCGAACCAAGATCGTCGCTGTGCAAGGTGAAACTGCGACCGGGCGCACCGTGGTTCACCGACGGCGGCGCCTCCAGCCCCTGGAACTCGTCCTCGTACTCGTTGGAGTCGCCCACGTCGGCGCCGATGAACGCACCCGACAGCAGGGTGTCGATGCCGGACACCCCGCCCAGCCCGATCCGCGGGCGCACCACCCAGAAGCGCGTGTCCTTGCTGGCGAAGCTCTCGGCGCTTTTCTCCAGCGCCACGTTGACCAGCACGTGGCTGCGGTCGCCGCTGAGATGGATCTTGTTGACCCGGCCGATCACCACGTTCTTGTACTTCACCGGGGTCTTGCCGGCATCCAGCCCCTCGGCGCTCTGGAAGCTGATGGTGATCTGCGGCCCGGCCTGCAGCCAGTTGTTGATCACCAGCGACAGGCCGACCAGCGCCGCCAGCGCCGGGATCAGCCAGATCAGCGAGGCATTGAAGCGGCGCCGCTTCACCACCGGCCGCGGCAGTTCGTCGCCGCCCGGCGGACCGTGTTCGATGTGGCTGTCGTCAGTCATCGGTATCCTTGCCATCCCAGATCAAGCGGGGGTCGAAACTCATCGAGGCCAGCATGGTCAGCACCACGGTCAGGCCGAAGAAGATCACGCCGGGCAGCGGTTCCACCAGGCTCAACACGCTGAAACGCACCAGCGCCGTCAGCAACGCCACCACGAACACGTCCAGCATCGACCAGTAGCCGATCAGCTCGACCAGCCGATAGAGTTTTGCACGTTGCACCCGCGCCCAGCCGCTGCCGCGCTGGCTGCTCACCAGCAAGGTGCCCAGCGCCAGGAATTTCAGCATCGGCACCACGATGCTGGCGGTGAACACGATGATCGCCAGGTTCGGCGAACCGGCGCGCCACAACTCGACCACGCCGCTGATGATGGTGTTGTCGTCCACGTCGTTGAGGCTGGCGGTGCGCATGATCGGCAGCACGTTGGCCGGGATGTACAGGATGAACGCGGCGATCAGCAGCGCCCAGGTCCGCACGTAGCTGTCCGGCTTGCGCCGGTGCAGGGTGGTGCCGCAGCGCGGGCACGCCATGTCGTCGCCCACGCCGTCGCCATCCAGCCGCGCGTCGCCGGGCACGTTGCGGCACACCAGCCCGCAGACCGTGCAGGCGATCAGGCCGAGCTCGCTGGCGCGCGGCAAGGCGCTCACGCGGTCCCCTCCGGCACATCGTCCCACAGCTGGCGCAGGTCCACGCCGGCGAAGATGGTGATCAGCAGGGTCAGCGCCGCATACGCGTAGATGCCGGGGTCCGGCATCACGTCGAAATAGGTGTGCGCCTTGACGATCGCCACCAGCGCGCCCAGCACGAACACCTCGCTCATCGTCCACGGTCCGAGGTAATGCAGGATCACCATCAGCCGCACGAAGCCCGGCGCGCGCCGCCCGGCCCGGGCGAACCACAGCAGCCAGCCCAGCATCAGCATCTTCAGCAGCGGGAAGAAGAACAGCGTGGCGGCGACCAGCACCGAAACCACCTGGGCCTGCTCGCGCCACATCGCGAGGATCATGCCCCACAGCGTGGTGCTGCTCTGCTGGCCGCTCAGGCCCAGCGTCACGATCGGCCACATGTTCGCCTGCACGAACACGATCATCGCGGTCAGGATCAACGCCAGCATCGCGTTCACGCTCAGCGCGTGATGACGCTCCAGCTCCGCCTCGCAGCGTGCGCAGCGCGCCACGTCGCCGCGCGCCAGCGTGCGCCGGCGGTAAACCGTGTCGCAGTGCTCGCAGATCAACAGCGCTTCAGGTGAGCTCATGCCCATGCAGCCGGTGCCTTGCTTCGGCGTGACGATCCGTGGATTCTCGCAAATCTATCGTGAACGCGCCGCTTGATATGCTGGGCGACGCCCCGATCTGAACCGGCACCTGCCGAGCTGGAGTTTCCCGTGACCGATGCCGCCACCGTTTCCCACGTCTTCGACGTGGACCAGCAGACTTTCGAAGCCGACGTCCTGCAGGCCTCGCTGGCCACGCCGGTGCTGGTGGATTTCTGGGCCACCTGGTGCGAGCCGTGCAAGACGCTCGGCCCGATGCTGGAAAAACTCGCCGCCGAATACAACGGCGCGTTCCGGCTGGGCAAGGTCGACGTGGACACCCAGCAGGAACTGGCCGGCATGTTCGGCATCCGCAGCATTCCCACGGTAGTGCTGGTGAAGGACGGCCAGGTGCTCGACGGCTTCACCGGCGCACTGCCGGAAGGCCAGCTGCGCGAGTTCCTGTCGCGCCACGTGCAGCCGCTGGAGGCGCCGGCCGAACTCGCCGAAGAAAAAACCGTGCCGGAAACCCCGCAGCAGGCGATCAACCGGCTGCAGCAGGCGATCGCCACCGCTCCGGACCGGCCCGAACTGAAACTCGACCTGGCGCTGGCGCTGATGCACGCCGGCAACGTCGCCGCCGCCGAAACCGAGCTGGCCGCGCTGCCGGCGAACCTCGCCACCGACGCCCGCGCCGTGCGCTTGCGCAGCGAACTGGACCTGGCCCACGCGGTGAAAGACGCGCCCACCGTGGCCGAACTTCAGCAGCGCGTGCAGACCGACGAAAACGACTGGGCCGCGCGCGACCAGCTCGGCGTGCGCCTGCTGCTGGAAGGCGACGCCGCCGCCGGCCTCGAGCAATTCCTGATGATCCTGCAGAAAGCCCGCGACTGGAACGAGGGCCAGGCGAAGAAGCGCCTGCTCGCCGCCTTCGCCACGCTCGACGATGCCGAGCTGGTCGGCCGCTACCGGCGACGGATGGCTTCGCTGCTGTTCTGAATACCCGGCGCGGCTCCATACCTTTACGTACGTTCGGCTAAGATCAGGCCCTTTCCTCCCCCGAACGAGTTCCGCATGCGCGCATCGACTTTCCGCCGGCTGGTCAACCTGTGGCCGCCGTTCCTGTGCAATTCGATCCGCATCCAGTCGCTCAACGACGACTACAGC includes the following:
- the trxA gene encoding thioredoxin, producing the protein MTDAATVSHVFDVDQQTFEADVLQASLATPVLVDFWATWCEPCKTLGPMLEKLAAEYNGAFRLGKVDVDTQQELAGMFGIRSIPTVVLVKDGQVLDGFTGALPEGQLREFLSRHVQPLEAPAELAEEKTVPETPQQAINRLQQAIATAPDRPELKLDLALALMHAGNVAAAETELAALPANLATDARAVRLRSELDLAHAVKDAPTVAELQQRVQTDENDWAARDQLGVRLLLEGDAAAGLEQFLMILQKARDWNEGQAKKRLLAAFATLDDAELVGRYRRRMASLLF
- a CDS encoding paraquat-inducible protein A, with protein sequence MSALPRASELGLIACTVCGLVCRNVPGDARLDGDGVGDDMACPRCGTTLHRRKPDSYVRTWALLIAAFILYIPANVLPIMRTASLNDVDDNTIISGVVELWRAGSPNLAIIVFTASIVVPMLKFLALGTLLVSSQRGSGWARVQRAKLYRLVELIGYWSMLDVFVVALLTALVRFSVLSLVEPLPGVIFFGLTVVLTMLASMSFDPRLIWDGKDTDD
- a CDS encoding MlaD family protein → MTDDSHIEHGPPGGDELPRPVVKRRRFNASLIWLIPALAALVGLSLVINNWLQAGPQITISFQSAEGLDAGKTPVKYKNVVIGRVNKIHLSGDRSHVLVNVALEKSAESFASKDTRFWVVRPRIGLGGVSGIDTLLSGAFIGADVGDSNEYEDEFQGLEAPPSVNHGAPGRSFTLHSDDLGSLDIGSPVYYRRIQVGRVASYQLDKDGKGVSLQIFVDGPNDKFVTRSSRFWNASGVDVSIGANGLKLNTQSLATVLAGGVAFQDPPGPHDGTPAPEDNEYKLFGDQATAMAPPDGTPHYIRMRFEQSVRGLAVDAPVEFLGINIGKVVSVRLDYDEQKQRFPVLVGAVVYPQRLGAAYDKLEALAKAHGENPDLSRMIGRLVDHGLRAQARTGNLLTGQLYVALDFIPKTPKVAFDPNAKPLTIPTAPGSFDKLQEQMAGIVDKLDKVPFDSIGRNLDQTLAGLNRTLKQVNGETLPAVRDTLHGVQRTMGTANDALAGDSPLQQNLGATLEQVQRMARSLRVLTDYLGGHPESLIRGRRPDAKPADVKPVNTTPAAIQPVQGSKP
- a CDS encoding paraquat-inducible protein A, encoding MGMSSPEALLICEHCDTVYRRRTLARGDVARCARCEAELERHHALSVNAMLALILTAMIVFVQANMWPIVTLGLSGQQSSTTLWGMILAMWREQAQVVSVLVAATLFFFPLLKMLMLGWLLWFARAGRRAPGFVRLMVILHYLGPWTMSEVFVLGALVAIVKAHTYFDVMPDPGIYAYAALTLLITIFAGVDLRQLWDDVPEGTA